One Erythrobacter aureus DNA segment encodes these proteins:
- a CDS encoding retropepsin-like aspartic protease family protein: MDLEPVFQAVADTLRAIPRSELLIAALAAMALGWIGAVVARRSALGGILRIASSLALGLILLTVVLQLSRFDPRFDVAVPQIGLPEQMVEGGETRIPLSADGHFWVRAEVNGVPGNFMIDTGATLTAISAPLAERAGLEPRRGGIPIMLGTANGTVQAHVATVDSLTFGNVSASGTDAAIAESFGDFNVIGMNVLARLGSWRVEDNTLILVPAPRIRFRKIRRWIARREPLGLPSMDRAIALPAPRHLALCFRRVPWRCFSISTGPWSRSHPIPMPSSFPRIWAIG, encoded by the coding sequence ATGGATCTCGAACCCGTCTTTCAGGCAGTCGCCGATACCCTGCGCGCGATTCCGCGTTCGGAGTTGCTGATCGCGGCGCTGGCGGCGATGGCATTGGGCTGGATCGGTGCCGTAGTCGCCAGGCGTTCGGCGCTGGGCGGCATTCTGCGCATTGCGAGTTCGCTCGCGCTTGGGCTGATCCTGCTGACGGTGGTGCTGCAACTGTCCCGTTTCGATCCGCGCTTCGACGTGGCGGTGCCACAGATCGGGCTGCCCGAACAAATGGTCGAGGGCGGCGAAACCCGCATTCCCCTTTCGGCGGACGGGCATTTCTGGGTGCGTGCCGAGGTCAATGGCGTGCCCGGCAATTTCATGATCGATACCGGAGCCACTTTGACCGCGATATCCGCGCCCCTGGCCGAACGCGCGGGGCTTGAGCCGCGGCGCGGCGGCATTCCGATCATGCTCGGCACGGCCAATGGCACGGTCCAGGCCCATGTCGCCACGGTCGACAGCCTGACCTTCGGCAATGTCAGCGCCAGCGGGACCGATGCGGCGATCGCGGAGAGCTTCGGCGATTTCAACGTCATCGGCATGAATGTGCTTGCGCGGCTGGGATCGTGGCGGGTGGAGGACAATACCCTGATCCTGGTCCCCGCACCGAGGATACGATTTCGTAAAATCCGCCGTTGGATCGCGCGGCGCGAGCCGCTAGGCCTGCCATCCATGGACCGTGCGATCGCGCTTCCCGCACCCCGCCACTTGGCACTCTGCTTTCGCAGGGTTCCCTGGCGGTGTTTCTCGATTTCGACGGGACCTTGGTCGAGATCGCATCCGATCCCGATGCCATCCTCGTTCCCCCGGATATGGGCGATCGGCTGA
- the egtD gene encoding L-histidine N(alpha)-methyltransferase, with translation MKAETGISLVDLDEDGVDRAFRADVLKGLRQQQKAVPARWFYDEEGSRLFEQITRVAEYYPTRAETEILGAQGAQFADLIGPERAVVEFGSGSSVKTPLLLEAIAPAAYVPLDISGDFLRQSAAALAQKFPGLPVYPVEADFMRRVSLPDEVSALAKLGFFPGSTIGNMVPRTAVDLLRSMRATLGADEGESPMLLIGMDLVKDRAVLEAAYDDAEGVTAAFNTNLVRRINRELDGTIDPAALEHSAVWNDDLARIEMHLRATRDFSFEVSGEKFSLRKGETIHTENSHKFTRRSAYTLLLAGGWTPVRRWLDEEERFSVILAIATEQREAP, from the coding sequence ATGAAAGCCGAAACCGGAATTTCCCTCGTCGATCTGGACGAGGACGGCGTCGACCGGGCTTTTCGCGCCGATGTCCTGAAAGGTCTTCGCCAGCAACAGAAGGCGGTGCCCGCCCGGTGGTTCTACGATGAGGAAGGGTCTCGCCTGTTCGAACAGATCACGCGGGTCGCCGAATATTATCCGACCCGTGCCGAAACCGAGATACTCGGCGCGCAAGGTGCGCAATTCGCCGATCTCATCGGGCCGGAACGGGCCGTGGTGGAATTCGGCTCCGGCAGCTCGGTGAAGACGCCGCTATTGCTCGAGGCGATCGCGCCCGCCGCTTACGTTCCGCTCGATATATCGGGCGATTTTCTGCGTCAGAGCGCGGCCGCCCTGGCACAAAAATTCCCCGGCCTGCCAGTCTACCCCGTGGAGGCGGACTTCATGCGCCGCGTCAGCCTGCCAGACGAGGTATCCGCGCTGGCGAAGCTCGGTTTCTTCCCCGGCTCGACGATTGGAAATATGGTGCCACGCACGGCCGTCGATCTGCTGCGTTCGATGCGTGCAACGCTCGGCGCCGACGAGGGCGAAAGCCCGATGTTGTTGATCGGGATGGATCTGGTCAAGGATCGGGCTGTCCTGGAAGCGGCCTATGACGACGCGGAAGGCGTGACGGCGGCATTCAACACCAATCTGGTCAGGCGGATAAACCGCGAACTCGACGGCACGATCGACCCGGCCGCTCTCGAGCACAGCGCGGTGTGGAACGACGATCTGGCGCGGATCGAAATGCATCTGCGCGCGACGCGTGATTTCTCCTTCGAGGTTTCGGGAGAGAAATTCTCGCTACGAAAGGGCGAGACGATCCATACGGAAAACAGCCACAAGTTCACCCGGCGCAGTGCCTACACGCTGTTGCTTGCCGGTGGCTGGACGCCGGTCCGGCGATGGCTGGACGAGGAAGAACGGTTCTCGGTCATCCTGGCGATTGCGACGGAGCAACGCGAAGCGCCCTGA
- the egtB gene encoding ergothioneine biosynthesis protein EgtB, which translates to MSHAQTRSQPAPALGDALAVRYAALRNLSEALVAPLSDGDATIQSMEDASPAKWHLAHTTWFWETFLLRDHLDGYALFDDDWPFVFNSYYEAEGERIARFSRGMLSRPTLEEVLAWRAHVDAAMARLIDREELAPLIELGMAHEQQHQELLLTDIKHALFQNPLGAAMWDVAGKQAKSRSDGWLRHPGGIARIGHQSDGFAFDNEGPAHRVLLEPFALSSRLVTNREWADFIADGGYQAAKLWLSDGWAWVRDKAIDAPLYWRDGEQFTHSGWRERDPNAPVTHISYYEADAFATWAGKRLPTEFEWEAIARGQEGEGPAHDPNGGNQLDGASPPLPIGADGLFGDCWQFTRSAYLPYPRFKPAAGAVGEYNGKFMSGQFVLKGASCATVRGHSRASYRNFFYPHQRWQFTGLRLAKDI; encoded by the coding sequence ATGTCCCATGCCCAAACCAGATCCCAACCCGCTCCGGCGCTCGGCGATGCGCTCGCGGTTCGCTATGCCGCCTTGCGCAATCTGAGCGAAGCGCTGGTCGCACCGCTCAGCGATGGCGATGCAACCATCCAGTCGATGGAAGATGCCAGCCCGGCCAAATGGCACCTCGCACATACGACGTGGTTCTGGGAAACGTTCCTTCTGCGCGATCACCTTGATGGATACGCGTTGTTCGACGACGATTGGCCCTTCGTCTTCAACTCCTATTACGAGGCGGAGGGGGAACGCATTGCGCGGTTTTCGCGCGGGATGCTGTCGCGGCCCACACTGGAAGAGGTCCTGGCCTGGCGCGCGCATGTCGATGCGGCGATGGCCCGGTTGATCGACCGCGAAGAGCTTGCACCGCTTATCGAGCTTGGCATGGCGCATGAACAGCAGCATCAGGAATTGCTGCTGACCGATATCAAACATGCGTTGTTCCAGAACCCGCTCGGCGCGGCGATGTGGGATGTGGCCGGGAAGCAGGCGAAGTCACGAAGTGACGGGTGGCTGCGCCATCCAGGCGGTATCGCGCGTATCGGCCATCAATCGGATGGATTTGCGTTCGACAATGAAGGGCCTGCGCACCGCGTCCTGCTCGAACCCTTTGCGCTGTCCTCGCGCCTGGTGACGAATCGCGAATGGGCGGATTTCATAGCCGATGGCGGCTACCAGGCGGCGAAATTGTGGCTTTCCGACGGCTGGGCCTGGGTGCGCGATAAGGCTATCGATGCGCCGCTTTACTGGCGCGATGGCGAACAGTTCACCCATTCCGGCTGGCGAGAGCGCGATCCGAATGCGCCGGTCACGCATATCTCCTATTACGAGGCGGACGCCTTTGCGACCTGGGCGGGTAAGCGCTTGCCGACCGAGTTCGAGTGGGAGGCGATAGCCCGTGGCCAAGAAGGGGAAGGCCCCGCGCACGACCCAAATGGCGGAAATCAGTTGGATGGCGCATCGCCGCCGCTTCCAATTGGCGCTGACGGCCTGTTTGGCGATTGCTGGCAATTCACGCGTTCGGCCTATCTGCCCTATCCCCGCTTCAAGCCAGCGGCTGGCGCTGTGGGCGAATACAACGGCAAATTCATGAGCGGTCAGTTCGTGCTGAAGGGCGCGAGCTGCGCGACGGTACGCGGCCATTCGCGCGCCAGCTACCGAAACTTCTTCTACCCGCACCAGCGATGGCAGTTCACCGGCCTGCGTCTGGCAAAGGATATCTGA
- a CDS encoding class II 3-deoxy-7-phosphoheptulonate synthase, which translates to MATNWAPDSWQGYEARHLPEYLDTAALETATATLETHPPLVFAGEARALKADLADVAEGRAFLLQGGDCAESFAEFHPNNIRDTFRVLLQMAVVMTFASKKPVVKVGRMAGQFAKPRSSNTETQGSVTLPSYFGDNINGIEFDADSRTNDPQRMVRAYSQAAATLNLLRAFATGGYANLRQVHQWTLDFMGRSPWADRFSDIADRIGEALDFMEACGVDPQVLPQLQRTSFYTSHEALLLPYEQALTRRDSLTGDWYDTSAHMVWIGDRTRFENSAHIEFARGIGNPLGMKCGPSLETDALLKLLDTLNPAREPGRITLISRFGHDKVEDGLPRLVRAVKAEGHPVVWSCDPMHGNVVKSESGYKTRPFDRILREVKGFFAVHRAEGTHPGGIHIEMTGQDVTECVGGAVAITDEALKDRYHTHCDPRLNAAQSLELAFLIAEMLNEEHGVRQANAA; encoded by the coding sequence ATGGCGACGAACTGGGCACCCGATAGCTGGCAGGGATATGAGGCAAGGCACTTGCCCGAATATCTCGACACGGCTGCTCTCGAAACGGCAACCGCCACGCTCGAAACGCATCCCCCGCTGGTCTTCGCGGGCGAGGCACGCGCGCTCAAGGCCGACCTTGCCGATGTGGCCGAAGGCCGCGCCTTCCTGTTGCAGGGCGGCGATTGCGCGGAAAGCTTCGCCGAATTTCATCCCAACAATATCCGCGATACTTTCCGTGTGCTGTTGCAGATGGCGGTGGTGATGACCTTCGCCAGCAAAAAGCCGGTGGTGAAGGTCGGCCGCATGGCAGGCCAATTCGCCAAGCCGCGAAGTTCCAATACCGAAACGCAAGGCTCCGTTACGCTGCCGAGCTATTTCGGCGACAACATCAACGGCATCGAATTCGATGCGGATTCCCGCACCAACGATCCGCAGCGTATGGTCCGCGCCTACTCGCAGGCGGCGGCTACGCTCAACCTCCTGCGCGCCTTCGCGACTGGCGGGTATGCCAATTTGCGCCAGGTTCACCAGTGGACGCTCGATTTCATGGGGCGCAGCCCATGGGCCGACCGTTTCTCGGATATCGCCGACCGCATCGGCGAAGCGCTCGACTTCATGGAGGCTTGCGGGGTCGATCCGCAAGTGCTGCCGCAATTGCAGCGCACCAGCTTCTACACCAGCCACGAGGCCTTGCTGCTGCCTTACGAGCAGGCCTTGACCCGGCGCGACAGCCTGACAGGCGATTGGTACGACACGTCCGCGCACATGGTCTGGATCGGCGACCGAACCCGGTTCGAAAATAGTGCACATATCGAATTCGCGCGCGGCATCGGAAACCCGCTGGGCATGAAATGCGGGCCGAGCCTGGAAACCGATGCGCTGCTGAAACTGCTCGACACGCTCAATCCCGCGCGCGAGCCGGGGCGCATCACCCTGATCAGCCGCTTCGGCCACGATAAGGTGGAAGACGGCCTGCCGCGCCTCGTTCGCGCGGTGAAGGCGGAAGGCCATCCGGTGGTGTGGAGCTGTGATCCGATGCACGGCAATGTTGTGAAGTCGGAAAGCGGCTACAAGACACGACCTTTCGATCGCATTCTGCGAGAGGTTAAGGGTTTCTTCGCTGTGCACCGCGCGGAAGGCACGCATCCGGGCGGCATCCATATCGAGATGACCGGACAGGACGTGACCGAATGCGTGGGGGGTGCGGTGGCCATCACCGACGAGGCGCTAAAGGATCGCTATCACACACATTGCGATCCGCGCCTCAACGCCGCGCAGTCGCTCGAGCTGGCTTTCCTCATCGCAGAGATGCTCAATGAGGAACACGGCGTGCGGCAAGCGAACGCGGCCTGA
- a CDS encoding M16 family metallopeptidase: MTHFSRAFRRFALILPAALLFPQPMLAQEPAEPSPQFVAQPDETPWIYEGSDVPRDKEWIFGELPNGLRYAVRKNGVPPDQVSIRVRIDAGSLHEEDSERGYAHLLEHLLFRESRYLAVGEAIPTWQRLGATFGSDTNAHTSPTETVFKLDLPNIDEAKLAESMKLLSGMVRSPVLSDTNVGAEVPIVLAEKRERGGASERAGNASREILFAGQRLANRVPIGTEATLGAATGASVSAFYKRWYRPENVVVSAAGDMDPMQLAAEIEKWFGDWQGEGPYVPAPDFGDPVAPPGADPANPVGEIGVVVEPDLPRSFSYAVMRPWRPVLDTVAYNEGLLRDALAQALINRRLEARARAGGSYLYAQVAQDDVSRSADMTFVNFAPLTEDWRAALDDIRSVIADALATPPSREEIDRELAEFEIVFKSQVEQRRVLPGPRLADDVVNAVDIREAIAAPETVLMVFNSMRETVTPELVLEHTRALFSGDVIRAAYVTPATGEATEQAIRSALLEPIEADGNARIAAEAISFDDLPPVGEPGEIEVQGPIGVLDIERVDFSNGVKAILWSNDAEPGRVAVKVRFGAGFRAIEADQSVYANLGYAALIGAGIGELDQEQLDLLSTGRKFGFEFQTGDGAFTFYAQTREADLDEQLYLFAAKLAMPGWDPNPVARAKAAGKLAYESYSANPSGILQRDLEYLLRGNDPRFRTPTPDMLDAATPEEFRAVWEPLLKQGPVEVLVFGEFDKDATIETLRKTFGALEPRETPPEAVLNRPVPFPEAGETEVRYHRGDANQAAAVLAWPSGAGVENLRESRRLEVLASLFNNRLMDAMREHAGASYSPVVRSDWPSDVNSGGRIAALAQLRPEDVPVFFAEAERIAKELASEPVGEDEYNRVVEPLRQYVSRASTGNLFWLYQLEGATVDSRRVPMLRYLLADYTQTPPAALQALAQKYFASREAWRLAVIPQGQDLARSAPVGDAGAGR, encoded by the coding sequence ATGACTCATTTCTCGCGTGCTTTCCGGCGTTTCGCGCTCATCCTTCCCGCCGCGCTGCTCTTCCCGCAGCCCATGCTCGCGCAGGAACCGGCCGAGCCGTCACCTCAATTCGTTGCTCAGCCCGATGAAACGCCGTGGATATACGAAGGCAGCGACGTTCCGCGTGACAAGGAATGGATCTTCGGCGAGTTGCCGAACGGCTTGCGTTATGCCGTGCGCAAGAACGGCGTTCCGCCCGATCAGGTTTCGATCCGTGTGCGGATCGATGCAGGCTCGCTCCATGAAGAAGATAGCGAGCGCGGATATGCGCACTTGCTCGAGCATCTGCTGTTCCGCGAAAGCCGCTATCTCGCGGTGGGCGAGGCGATCCCCACCTGGCAGCGTCTTGGCGCGACCTTCGGCAGCGATACCAACGCGCATACCAGCCCGACCGAAACGGTCTTCAAGCTCGATTTGCCCAATATCGACGAAGCGAAGCTGGCCGAAAGCATGAAGCTGCTTTCGGGCATGGTGCGCAGCCCGGTCCTCAGCGATACCAATGTCGGGGCAGAAGTGCCGATCGTCCTGGCCGAAAAGCGCGAGCGCGGCGGCGCTTCGGAACGGGCGGGTAACGCAAGCCGCGAAATCCTGTTTGCGGGTCAGCGCCTGGCAAACCGCGTTCCGATCGGGACCGAAGCAACCCTAGGCGCCGCTACCGGAGCGAGCGTAAGCGCCTTCTACAAACGCTGGTACCGACCCGAGAATGTGGTGGTTTCGGCGGCGGGTGACATGGACCCGATGCAACTCGCCGCGGAGATCGAGAAATGGTTCGGCGACTGGCAGGGCGAGGGGCCGTATGTTCCCGCGCCCGACTTCGGTGATCCGGTCGCGCCCCCGGGGGCGGATCCGGCCAATCCGGTTGGCGAAATCGGCGTTGTCGTCGAACCCGACCTGCCGCGGTCCTTTTCCTATGCGGTCATGCGACCGTGGCGGCCGGTTCTGGATACCGTCGCCTATAACGAAGGTTTGCTGCGCGATGCGCTGGCGCAGGCGTTGATCAATCGCCGCCTCGAAGCGCGTGCGCGTGCGGGCGGCAGCTATCTCTACGCACAGGTCGCGCAAGACGATGTCAGCCGATCGGCCGATATGACCTTCGTCAATTTCGCGCCGCTGACCGAAGACTGGCGCGCTGCTCTCGACGATATCCGGTCCGTGATCGCCGATGCTCTGGCAACCCCGCCATCCCGGGAAGAGATCGACCGTGAACTCGCCGAGTTCGAAATCGTGTTCAAGAGCCAGGTCGAGCAACGCCGCGTATTGCCCGGTCCACGGCTTGCCGACGACGTGGTGAATGCAGTCGATATCCGCGAAGCGATCGCCGCGCCGGAGACGGTTCTGATGGTGTTCAATTCGATGCGGGAAACGGTGACGCCGGAACTGGTGCTCGAGCACACCCGCGCGCTGTTTTCCGGCGACGTGATCCGCGCCGCCTATGTCACCCCGGCAACCGGCGAGGCGACCGAACAGGCCATTCGCAGCGCCTTGCTCGAACCGATCGAGGCCGATGGCAATGCGCGCATCGCCGCAGAGGCGATTTCCTTCGACGATTTGCCGCCGGTCGGCGAGCCCGGGGAAATCGAGGTGCAAGGGCCGATCGGCGTGCTCGATATCGAGCGGGTCGATTTCTCCAATGGTGTAAAGGCGATCCTCTGGTCTAACGATGCCGAACCCGGCCGGGTGGCGGTGAAGGTCCGTTTTGGCGCCGGGTTCCGGGCAATCGAAGCGGACCAGTCGGTTTATGCCAATCTCGGATATGCCGCACTGATCGGGGCCGGTATCGGCGAACTGGACCAGGAACAGCTCGATCTGCTTTCGACTGGCCGCAAATTCGGATTCGAGTTCCAAACCGGCGACGGGGCTTTCACCTTCTATGCGCAGACGCGGGAAGCGGACCTCGACGAACAGCTCTATCTTTTCGCGGCCAAGTTGGCGATGCCGGGCTGGGATCCCAATCCCGTGGCGCGGGCCAAGGCTGCGGGCAAACTGGCTTATGAAAGCTATTCGGCCAATCCGAGCGGAATCCTCCAGCGCGATCTGGAATATCTCCTTCGCGGAAACGATCCACGTTTCCGCACGCCGACGCCCGACATGCTAGATGCGGCGACGCCCGAGGAATTTCGCGCGGTGTGGGAACCCCTGCTCAAGCAGGGGCCGGTGGAAGTCCTTGTCTTCGGCGAGTTCGACAAGGATGCGACGATCGAGACCTTGCGCAAGACCTTCGGCGCATTGGAACCGCGCGAGACGCCCCCGGAGGCGGTGTTGAATCGCCCCGTGCCTTTTCCCGAAGCTGGTGAGACCGAGGTGCGCTATCATCGCGGGGATGCCAATCAGGCCGCGGCGGTCCTCGCCTGGCCCAGCGGTGCGGGGGTCGAGAACCTGCGCGAATCGCGCCGCCTCGAAGTGCTCGCCTCATTGTTCAACAACCGGCTGATGGACGCCATGCGCGAACATGCCGGTGCCAGCTATTCGCCGGTGGTCCGTTCCGACTGGCCCAGCGACGTGAATAGCGGCGGGCGCATCGCCGCGCTTGCGCAGTTGCGGCCCGAAGACGTGCCCGTCTTCTTCGCCGAGGCAGAACGTATCGCGAAGGAACTGGCCAGCGAGCCGGTTGGCGAAGACGAATACAATCGTGTGGTGGAACCGCTGCGCCAATATGTCAGCCGCGCTTCGACCGGCAATCTGTTCTGGCTGTATCAGTTGGAAGGTGCGACCGTGGACAGCCGCCGTGTTCCGATGCTGCGGTACCTTCTGGCGGACTATACCCAGACGCCGCCCGCCGCGCTGCAGGCGCTGGCCCAGAAGTATTTCGCCTCGCGCGAGGCGTGGCGGCTGGCGGTCATTCCGCAGGGTCAGGACCTGGCAAGGTCGGCACCCGTCGGCGATGCTGGAGCGGGCCGCTGA
- a CDS encoding NifU family protein, producing the protein MFIETETTPNPASLKFLPGQPVMSKGTREFATPESAEASPLAQAIFDTGEVVNVFFGSDFVTVTAAPGANWTDLKPQVLAILLDHFVSQAPLFAPGTAGGIAVPPEEDGMLVEERDEDADIIAQINELLETRVRPAVAGDGGDIQYRGYRDGVVHLQMQGACSGCPSSTATLKHGIEGLLKHYVPEVVEVRAA; encoded by the coding sequence ATGTTCATCGAGACCGAAACCACGCCCAATCCCGCGAGCCTCAAATTTCTGCCCGGTCAACCGGTCATGAGCAAGGGGACGCGCGAATTCGCCACGCCGGAATCCGCCGAGGCCAGCCCGCTGGCGCAGGCCATCTTCGATACCGGCGAGGTCGTGAATGTGTTTTTCGGAAGCGATTTCGTCACCGTGACCGCTGCCCCTGGCGCCAATTGGACCGATCTCAAGCCGCAGGTTCTGGCTATCCTGCTCGATCACTTCGTGTCGCAGGCGCCGCTGTTCGCGCCCGGTACGGCGGGCGGCATCGCGGTTCCGCCGGAAGAGGACGGCATGCTGGTGGAGGAGCGCGACGAGGATGCCGACATCATCGCGCAGATCAACGAATTGCTGGAAACCCGTGTCCGCCCGGCAGTCGCGGGTGATGGCGGTGACATCCAGTATCGCGGCTATCGTGATGGCGTGGTTCATCTGCAGATGCAGGGCGCATGCTCGGGCTGCCCTTCGTCCACCGCCACGCTCAAGCACGGGATCGAGGGCCTGCTGAAACATTATGTTCCCGAGGTCGTTGAAGTCCGCGCAGCCTGA
- a CDS encoding malonic semialdehyde reductase, whose product MLSADALDLIFRDARSYNGWLDKPVSDEQIKAIYELLKMGPTSANMQPARIVWVKSDEAKAKLAECASEGNRDKIKTAPVTAIIGYDIDFHEELPWLFPHTDAKSWFEGDEEGRKEGAFRNSSLQGAYLMIAARALGLDCGPMSGFDNEAVDKAFFGDSPRHRSNFICSIGYGDRKSIFDRSPRPDFETFNSIA is encoded by the coding sequence ATGCTTTCCGCCGACGCACTCGACCTGATCTTCCGCGACGCCCGCAGCTATAATGGCTGGCTCGACAAGCCGGTGAGCGACGAACAGATCAAGGCAATCTATGAGCTACTAAAGATGGGTCCGACCTCGGCCAACATGCAACCTGCACGGATCGTTTGGGTGAAATCGGACGAGGCCAAGGCTAAGCTGGCCGAGTGCGCCTCGGAAGGAAATCGGGACAAGATCAAGACCGCACCGGTCACGGCGATTATCGGCTACGACATCGATTTCCACGAGGAACTGCCCTGGCTCTTTCCGCATACCGACGCGAAAAGCTGGTTCGAGGGCGACGAGGAAGGCCGCAAGGAAGGGGCCTTCCGCAACAGTTCGCTCCAGGGTGCCTATTTGATGATTGCCGCCCGAGCCCTTGGCCTCGACTGCGGGCCGATGTCCGGTTTCGATAACGAAGCGGTCGACAAAGCCTTTTTCGGCGATAGCCCAAGGCATAGAAGCAACTTCATCTGCTCGATCGGCTATGGCGATCGCAAAAGCATTTTCGATCGCAGTCCGCGCCCCGACTTCGAGACCTTTAACAGTATCGCCTGA
- the tsaB gene encoding tRNA (adenosine(37)-N6)-threonylcarbamoyltransferase complex dimerization subunit type 1 TsaB has protein sequence MALFEEGALVDARHEVLGRGHAERLVPMIAELPDRGRAEEIRVSLGPGSFTGVRIGVAVARALGIAWRARVRGYPTLALVAAMARGNNDACVTVCMNGGHGEWFVQDFGGDGLPIDAVASVAPDVAANRDLRAVLAGSKAEDLALQAGAASPTVALPDARSALRVPTSLLSDSIAPLYGRAPDAKLPGR, from the coding sequence GTGGCGCTGTTCGAAGAGGGCGCGCTTGTCGATGCGCGGCATGAGGTACTCGGCCGCGGTCATGCCGAAAGGCTCGTCCCGATGATTGCCGAATTGCCCGATAGGGGCCGCGCGGAGGAGATACGTGTCTCGCTCGGCCCCGGCAGTTTTACCGGGGTGCGGATTGGCGTCGCAGTGGCACGGGCGCTGGGGATCGCCTGGCGGGCTCGGGTCCGTGGATACCCGACGCTCGCCCTGGTGGCCGCAATGGCGCGGGGCAATAACGACGCTTGCGTCACCGTATGTATGAATGGCGGCCATGGCGAATGGTTCGTCCAGGACTTCGGGGGCGATGGCCTGCCGATCGATGCCGTCGCCTCGGTCGCTCCGGATGTCGCCGCAAACCGTGATCTCCGGGCCGTCTTGGCGGGTTCGAAAGCGGAAGACCTCGCCCTGCAAGCCGGGGCCGCTTCCCCCACGGTTGCGCTACCTGACGCGCGCAGTGCGCTGAGAGTGCCAACCAGCCTTTTGAGCGACAGTATTGCCCCGCTTTACGGGCGGGCACCCGACGCTAAACTGCCAGGTCGATGA
- a CDS encoding GNAT family N-acetyltransferase, translated as MSEIDQLMAVMDAAFEPFWREAWTRQQVANSLAMPHTYAILIDEYGNRPAIGGDAAGFVLARRAPGEEELLLIAVRPQMRGKGLGRKLIEMFATMARDAGAERIFLEMRANNPAEILYRSCGFEPIGKRRAYYRTLDSTTVDAITFARNL; from the coding sequence ATGAGCGAGATCGACCAGCTCATGGCTGTGATGGATGCCGCCTTCGAGCCTTTCTGGCGCGAGGCATGGACACGCCAGCAGGTCGCCAACTCTCTGGCCATGCCCCACACTTATGCGATTCTTATCGATGAATATGGGAATCGGCCCGCAATCGGGGGCGACGCGGCTGGTTTCGTCCTTGCCCGGCGCGCGCCCGGCGAGGAAGAGTTGCTGCTTATCGCCGTGCGTCCGCAAATGCGCGGCAAGGGGCTCGGCCGGAAGTTGATCGAGATGTTCGCGACTATGGCACGGGACGCCGGCGCGGAACGCATTTTTCTCGAAATGCGCGCCAACAATCCCGCCGAAATACTTTATCGCAGCTGCGGATTCGAACCCATCGGAAAGCGGCGCGCTTACTACCGAACTCTGGATTCGACCACGGTCGATGCCATTACTTTTGCCCGAAACTTGTAG
- a CDS encoding MucR family transcriptional regulator, with product MQDFDTDMTETLITLTSDIVAAHVSNNNVDVNEVPTLINNVYSALSGLDPSGAAAEEVPEPAVSIRSSVKKDHLVCLDCGKKMKMLKRHLSTEHGLTPDEYRARWNLSADYPMVAPDYAATRRDLAVKIGLGRKPGQKRGRKKKAD from the coding sequence ATGCAAGATTTCGATACGGACATGACCGAGACCCTAATCACCCTAACTTCGGACATTGTCGCGGCACATGTAAGTAACAACAATGTCGATGTTAATGAAGTCCCGACCTTGATTAACAACGTCTATTCGGCCCTGTCGGGGCTGGATCCCAGCGGTGCCGCTGCGGAAGAAGTCCCCGAACCGGCCGTTTCGATCCGTTCGTCCGTAAAGAAGGATCATCTCGTCTGTCTCGACTGTGGCAAGAAGATGAAGATGCTCAAGCGTCACTTGTCGACTGAACATGGTCTGACACCGGATGAGTATCGCGCGCGCTGGAATCTTTCGGCCGACTATCCGATGGTCGCCCCCGACTATGCGGCGACCCGCCGCGATCTGGCAGTCAAGATCGGCCTCGGCCGCAAACCGGGCCAGAAGCGCGGTCGTAAGAAGAAGGCTGACTAA
- a CDS encoding Fur family transcriptional regulator, with translation MHQRIDLEQLCADKGLRITEQRRVIARVLSESDDHPDVELLHERANKIDSGISIATVYRTVRLFEEAGILDRHDFGDGRARYEAAPEAHHDHLIDVESGKVIEFVDPEIEALQKQIAAKLGYRLVDHRLELYGVRLDRED, from the coding sequence TTGCACCAGAGAATCGATCTCGAACAATTATGTGCCGATAAGGGGCTGCGCATAACCGAGCAGCGCCGGGTTATTGCGCGCGTGCTGTCGGAAAGCGACGACCACCCCGATGTTGAACTGTTGCATGAGCGGGCGAACAAGATCGATTCCGGCATCTCGATCGCGACCGTTTACCGCACGGTCCGCCTGTTCGAAGAGGCGGGGATACTCGACCGCCATGACTTCGGCGATGGGCGTGCCCGTTACGAGGCGGCGCCCGAAGCGCATCACGACCATCTTATCGACGTCGAAAGCGGCAAGGTGATCGAGTTCGTGGATCCGGAAATCGAAGCGCTGCAAAAACAGATCGCCGCCAAGCTCGGCTATCGCCTGGTTGATCACCGGCTGGAACTGTATGGCGTCCGCCTCGACCGCGAAGACTGA